A single window of Deinococcus radiotolerans DNA harbors:
- a CDS encoding TCR/Tet family MFS transporter, with protein MRARPAALIFILLTALIDIIGIGLIIPVLPGLVKELAGSEVAGARTIGWLTAAYAVMQFVFAPILGRLSDRYGRRPVLLLSLTGLGLDYLLLAFAPNLWWLLAGRVLAGITGASLTVANAYIADVTPPEARAKNFGLLGATFGVGFILGPALGGLLGEYGLRVPFLVAAGLTGLNVLYGLFVLPESLPPSARTRDLRRGDLNPLKPLAALAQYPILRSLTLTFVLLGLAGQVIFSTWVLYTERVLSWSPSQNGVALAFFGVLTAAVQGGLIGPFIARFGERRTIMTGLVSSVLEFLVLSVARSGPLLYASLVVGALGGLANPAIQGLISRQVGETEQGRVQGAITSLNSLVGVVGPIVATSVYAAGSGAGFPGAAFLMGAVLSVIGTFVLLGVLRGLPDTGRPAQG; from the coding sequence ATGCGCGCCCGCCCTGCCGCCCTGATCTTCATCCTGCTGACGGCCCTGATCGACATCATCGGGATCGGGTTGATCATTCCGGTGCTGCCAGGGCTGGTGAAGGAACTGGCCGGGTCGGAGGTGGCGGGCGCGCGCACGATCGGCTGGCTGACGGCGGCGTACGCGGTGATGCAGTTCGTGTTCGCGCCGATCCTGGGTCGCCTGAGTGACCGCTACGGTCGGCGGCCGGTGCTGCTGCTGTCCCTGACGGGCCTGGGCCTGGACTACCTGCTGCTGGCATTCGCGCCGAACCTGTGGTGGCTGCTCGCGGGGCGCGTCCTGGCCGGGATCACCGGGGCGAGCCTGACGGTCGCAAACGCGTACATCGCGGACGTCACGCCGCCCGAGGCGCGCGCGAAGAACTTCGGACTGCTGGGCGCGACCTTCGGGGTGGGGTTCATCCTGGGGCCCGCGCTGGGCGGCCTGCTGGGCGAGTATGGGCTGCGCGTGCCGTTCCTGGTCGCGGCGGGCCTGACCGGCCTGAACGTCCTGTACGGCCTGTTCGTCCTGCCCGAGTCGCTGCCGCCCTCGGCCCGCACCCGTGACCTGCGCCGGGGCGACCTGAACCCCTTAAAACCCCTGGCGGCACTGGCGCAGTACCCGATCCTGCGCAGCCTCACCCTGACGTTCGTGCTGCTGGGCCTTGCGGGTCAGGTGATCTTCAGTACGTGGGTGCTGTACACCGAACGCGTCCTGTCCTGGAGCCCGTCGCAGAACGGCGTGGCACTGGCATTCTTCGGGGTGCTGACGGCCGCCGTGCAGGGGGGCCTGATCGGGCCGTTCATCGCCCGTTTCGGCGAGCGGCGCACCATCATGACCGGACTGGTCAGCAGCGTCCTGGAATTCCTGGTGCTCAGCGTGGCCCGCAGCGGCCCACTGCTGTACGCGTCCCTGGTCGTGGGGGCGCTGGGCGGCCTCGCGAACCCCGCCATCCAGGGCCTGATCTCCCGTCAGGTCGGCGAGACCGAGCAGGGCCGCGTGCAGGGCGCCATCACCAGCCTGAACAGCCTCGTGGGCGTGGTGGGGCCCATCGTGGCGACCAGCGTGTACGCCGCCGGGTCGGGCGCGGGTTTTCCCGGCGCGGCCTTCCTGATGGGCGCGGTGCTGTCCGTGATCGGCACGTTCGTCCTGCTGGGTGTCCTGCGCGGCCTGCCGGACACGGGGCGACCGGCGCAGGGATAA
- a CDS encoding LysR substrate-binding domain-containing protein, which translates to MELRHLRHFVALAEEEHFGRAAERVFVVQQALSNSIRNLEEEVGVPLVLRTTRRVQLTPAGQEFLIGARETLALAGQTVERARRAARGEVGRLSVGFVSGLAFGGLPEIVRRFRELYPNVSVDLRELTAQEQEAALRGGQVGIGLMLLPVRDPSLDSRALWRQPLVAALPAAHPLARKRRLKISDLRAEPFVFFPRQIRATYFDQVMRWCAGAGFTPHVVQEAIEVPTLLSLVAAGVGVFLPIEFFSRLSLPGVAYRPIEDAPTVDIVAVWRRGDGRNPIIRAFLTVAEEVLRGDPAEGPPK; encoded by the coding sequence ATCGAACTGCGTCACCTGCGGCACTTCGTGGCCCTGGCCGAGGAGGAACACTTCGGGCGGGCCGCCGAACGTGTGTTCGTCGTCCAGCAGGCCCTCAGCAACTCCATCCGCAACCTGGAGGAGGAGGTGGGCGTGCCGCTGGTGCTGCGCACCACCCGCCGCGTGCAGCTCACCCCCGCCGGGCAGGAATTCCTGATCGGCGCGCGCGAGACGCTCGCCCTGGCCGGACAGACCGTCGAGCGCGCCCGCCGCGCCGCGCGGGGCGAGGTGGGCCGCCTGAGCGTGGGTTTCGTCAGCGGCCTCGCCTTCGGCGGCCTGCCGGAGATCGTGCGGCGCTTCCGGGAGCTGTACCCGAACGTCAGCGTGGATCTGCGCGAACTCACCGCGCAGGAACAGGAGGCCGCGCTGCGCGGCGGGCAGGTGGGCATCGGTCTGATGCTGCTGCCCGTGCGCGACCCCAGCCTCGACTCGCGCGCCCTGTGGCGCCAGCCGCTGGTGGCCGCGCTGCCCGCCGCGCACCCCCTGGCCCGCAAACGCCGGCTGAAGATCAGCGACCTGCGGGCCGAGCCCTTCGTTTTCTTCCCCCGGCAGATCCGCGCCACGTACTTCGATCAGGTCATGCGCTGGTGCGCCGGCGCCGGATTTACCCCCCACGTCGTGCAGGAGGCCATCGAGGTGCCCACCCTGCTGTCCCTGGTCGCGGCGGGCGTCGGCGTGTTCCTGCCGATTGAGTTCTTCAGCCGCCTGTCCCTGCCCGGCGTCGCCTACCGCCCCATCGAGGACGCCCCCACCGTGGACATCGTGGCCGTGTGGCGGCGCGGTGACGGCCGCAACCCCATCATCCGCGCGTTCCTGACCGTCGCGGAGGAGGTCCTGCGCGGCGACCCGGCAGAGGGACCCCCGAAGTAA